Part of the Thermococcus sp. 18S1 genome, GCCTGACCCATCCCCACGGCCAGCTCTACGCGACACCGTTCATACCCCTCAAGGTTCGCCTCAAAATCGAGAACTCCAGGGAATACTCTAGGCGCACCGGTGAGTGCCTCTTCTGCAGGATTCTGAGCGAGGAGCTGGAGAGCGAGAGGGCGATATACGAGAACGGAAGCTTTGCAATCTTCCTGCCCTTCTTCGCGAACTGGCCCTTTGAGGTCCACATCTACCCCAAAAGGCACGTCCAGTGGCTCACCCAGCTGACGGAGGAGGAGCTCGCGGATTTGGCCGATGCGCTCAGGACTGCGACCGGAACCCTCAACACAGTCTTGGAGAGAGATATGCCCTATACGATGATGGTCTATCAGGCACCGTTTAAGGGAACCTACAGCTTCTACCACCTCCACATTGAGTTCTACCCAATCCTGAGGGAGAACGGCAGAATCAAGTACGCCGCGGGGATAGAGATGGGAACCTGGGACTTCACCTACGATGAAATTCCCGAGGAGAATGCGGAAAAGCTGAAGAGCGCCTGCAGAAAGGTGATAAAAAGAATCGGCGCAAGGGGTAGGTGCTTCACTTAGCCTTCCGGCTTCCTCCGAGGAACTTCATGAGGCTCGTCTGCTTCGGCCGGTATTCCTCCTTTGGAACTTCGACCTCAAGGGCTTCTAGGTCCTCTATTCTGGCATTTCTTATCTCCTCTGGCAGTCGTATCTCGCCGTATTTTCCTCCGCCTCCTGGGATTACTATCAGTTTACTCTCCCTGTATGCCCAGATGGCCTTTGCAACCTCTTCGTGAACCTCCGCCAGACCCTCAAGCGGTATATCGACGAGAACCCTTATCTCGCTCCCGAACTCCTTCAAAAAGCGCTCCCAGATAACCCTTACGGCCTTCGTCTCGACTCCTTTCTCTATGACCATTGCGATTATCTCAGCTAGGGGAGCTAGGCGGAGGTAGGGCGGCCTGTCCTTCGGTCTCTCTTCAGTGTCTGCCAGCTCAAGGATTCTGTCGTGAACGCCCTTCTTTATCCTGCCGCCGCACTTCGGGCACTTCCACTTGAAAGCCCTCGCCTCCTCCGGCGAATACTTTGCATAACAGCGGGAGCAGGCGGTAAGGTGGTACTTGCCGAGTCTCGGGTCAAGGCCGGCGTTGAGGACGATTCTTCTACCTCCCCTCTTGAGAATGGCCTTCCGTATCTCCTCGAAGGTGGCTTCCTCCACTTCAAAGCGGTTGAACTCCCTCCCGAGGCGGTGGGGCATCGGCGAGTGGGCGTCGCTGTTGCTGAGGTATGTCAGGGAGTGGTGGGCTTTTATTCTGTCAGCCATCTCGCTGTCGGCTGAGAGACCGAGCTCAAGAAAATGCACCTTTGCCCCCTGGTATGCCTCCCTGAGGCTGTTGTACTCTTTGTAAAGGGCCGTCCAGGGCGTGAATGCATGCGCCGGCCCTATCAAGACGCCGAGCTCGTTCGCTACCTCGGCTATCTCCGACGCGGGAAGGTTAACTCTCGGCCTTCCTTCGGTCTCTATGTCCGCCGAGTACCTCCTCAGCTCCTCCCTCATCTCCCGGACGGCTGAGATGCTCGGAAAAATCAGAACGTGGTGAACGCGCCGGTTATCCTCGACCTCTGCCGTGAGGATGAAGCGAATTCCGTTCCTCTCGTAGGTTCCCTCGTCAACCTTCTCGGTGTACCTTAACAGTTCCTCCTCCCACTTCGGGTTGAGTATATCCCCAGTCCCGACTATCCTGAGGCCTTTGAATCTCGCGTTCTCGGCGAGGTTGGGGATGGTCATGGCTTTCGAAACCGCTTTTGAGTAGCGCGAGTGTATGTGAAGGTCGGCATCAACCTGCATGAAACCACCTCAGTCTATGTACATTCCCTCCAGACCGCGGTAGTAGGCGCGGTATATGTCCCTTTTGGTCACGACACCAACGAGCTTCCTGCTCTCGGGGCTTTCTAGGACGGGCAGGAGGTTCTGGTCGTAGGCCATGAGCTTCTCGAAGGCATCCTCCGCGGTTTCCGTCGGGTAAGTTACTCCGTAGGGCCGCCGGATGAGGCGCTTCACGGGCATCCGCTTAACGCTCGGGGGTTTTTTCAGGATGTCCTTTATTCCGACTATGCCAACCACTTCCATGTTCTCATTGACCACGGGGAAGCAGTCGTGGCCGGTTTCTCCTATCAGGTGCTCCACATCAAAGAGGGTCTGGTCTTCGGTGATGTATACTGGCTCGCGGGTCATTATCTCGCCGACGGAGATCGTCTCAAGGATGACCGGTTTTCCCGTCGTTACGTGGTAGCCCTTCCTGAGGAGCTTGAGGGTGTAGATGGACTCCCCCTTGAGGAAGAACCTGGCCGTTAGGAAGCCTATGGTTGCGGAGGTCATCACCGCGGGCAGAACGGCGTAGCTCCTGGTGAGCTCCGTTACCATCAGTATCTGAGTTAACGGTGCCTGCGTCATGCCGCTGAAGAAGGCCGCCATTCCGGCCAGGGCGTAGACTGCTGGGTTCGAGCCGAGGCCGGGGAAGAGGAGCCTCACGACCTGGCCAAAGGCCGCTCCGAACATCGTTCCTATGTAGAGGCTCGGGGCAAAAACACCGCCGCTCTGCCCCGAACCGAGGGTCAGGGCGGTGGCCAGCATCTTAACCAGCCCGAGAATTATGAGCAGCCCTATCGCCAGCTCCCCGTAGAAGGCCATCTTCATGCCTTCATAGCCTATTCCAAATATGCCGTACGCCGGAAACAGCATTCCGAGAACACCGACACCAAAACCGCCTATTGCTGGCTTCATTATTTCGGGCACTTTGGCCCTCGAGAACCTATCGACCATCCCGTAAAGGAACCGGGCATAGAACGCGGCGAGGGTGCCAAGAAACAGCCCAAGGAGGAAGAACAGTGGGAGCTCAAAGAGAGTGTGCCCTATTCCGCCGGGAATGTCTATCTCCACCGCCCCCTTGAGGACGGCGAGGGTGATTGCGTTGCCGGTGACGGCGGCGATGAATATGGGCACGAGGTTTATCGAAAAGGCCCCCATGTAAACGACCTCAAGGGCGAACATCGCGCCTGCCAGGGGCGTGTTGAATGTGCCCGCTATACCGGCGGCGAGACCGCATGTGACGAGAAGCTTCCTCATCTCCTTGGACAGGTTGAACCAGCGCGCGAGGATTGACGTTAAAGCCGCCCCTATGAATCCTATTGGCCCTTCGCGTCCAACGCTCCCTCCGGAGCCTATGGTTATTGCCGTGGCTATCGTTTTCAGAACGGCAAACTTTCCGGGAATGTTGCCGCCCTTGAATATAACCGCCTCTATGACCTCCGGGATGCCGTTCCCCTTGATTTCGGGGCATTTGATGACAAAGAGCGTGACCACCAGTGCACCGAGCGTGGGGAGGAGCAAGTAACCGAGATTGAAGCCGCCCACCTCGTAAGAAACCTGAGGGAGAAGCCACTCGAAGAAAAACCTGTGAACGACGCCTATAAACACCCTGAAGACTATCGCACCTAAGCCGCCCACTAGGCCGGCCAGTATGGAGAAGGCCATTACTATGCCCCACTTCCTGAGGTACGCCCCGTCTCCTGAGGTCATCAAATGGGGGTTGGCATCCCAAATAAAAAGCTTAAGCTTTTATACCTCCTTCCCGAACCCCCATCGGTGGAAACTATGAAAGTTGAAGGATTCGTTGCTTCCCTTAGAAACGCCGAGACCATCGGTGAGCTGTTCAAGATACTCGCGGAGAAAGGCGCCCCGGTCGCCGAGCTCGACGGGAAAAGGTTTCTCATCGTCGTTGAGGGTGACTTCGAGGGGAGGAGGTTCTGGACCGAGATAAACGGCGAGAAGGCCAACCAGGCCCTTGGAGATGCTATGCTCAACTCCTCAAGCTTCCCCTTCAAGTGCAAGCGCCCATACACCGGCGGGAACGTCATCTTCGTGGACTTCGACGACATCGAGGTTGAGGAGTTCCTCGTTGCGTACCGCGACTCCGAATACGGCATATTCTACCGCGTCAGGAACGGGGACGCCGAGGAGATTGCAAAGGAGGAATACGAGAAACTGCTCCCTGGGATGCCCGAGTTCAAAATAAAGTCCATGAGCGAGGAGCAGATGGACATGATGGGGGCATTCTTCGGCTGATGAAGAAAAGAGAGAGGCTCACCCGGAGCCCTTCAGTTCTTTTATCCTCTTCTTCGTGCTCTCTATCCTCTCGACCTTTGCGCTGGCCTTCTGCGCCCTCGTTGTCTCTATCTCCTCCCTGAAAGCCCACTTGAGGAGAGGCGGGGTTATCAGCACCGAGACCGTTATGAATATCAGGGTCGCCGCTATGAACTCCGGGGCGTGCTCGGGACTTATCGCGCCGCCGTGGATTGCAACCATCAGGTCAACGAGCGCAACTTCAGTCCTCGGAACCGAACCGATGCCCATCTGGAGCGACATCTGGAGGTTCTTCTTTGTGAAGAGGAAATCCCTTCCACGACCCCAGGCGGTTATCCAGGCTCCCAGCCCCCTTCCAGCCACCTTTCCGAAGACGGCGACGGCAGTGAGGACCGCGGCCAGAATCAGGGCGTTGGCGTTCTCGAAGACGGTGAGGTTGAGCATCGCCCCCGTGTGGACGAAGAAGAACGGTATCAGCAGGCCGTAGCCGATGGCCTTCACGTCCTCCATAAGGCGCTTTCCTTCGGGGAGCTTCGAGAGGACGAGACCCATCATGAACGCACCCTCGATGGCGGCCGCGAACCAGCCTTCAGCTAAAGCCGCGAAGAGGAACATCATCCCCAGAACCACTCCGAGGATTCCCTTCTCAACGTGAAGCTTCTCGGCGAATTTTATGTAATAATCGACGAGGAACCACCAGATGACACCGGTGAGAATGAAGAACGCCGCGATTTTAACCGAGAGCTCCAGAAGGCCGCCGCTTCCGACGGCAAAGATGACGAGGGCTATTCCAAGAAAGTCGTCCATAACGCTCGCGCTCAGGGAAGCCGCCCCAACCTCGCTTTTGAGAACTCCCAAATCCATCATCACCCTGACGGTCAGGCCGATGCTCGTTGCGGTGAGGAGAACACCGCCCGCAAAGGCCTCCCTGCTCGGGTAACCCATCTCCATGAGGGCGAACCAGCCGAGGACAAGGGGGACGAAGACACCGAGAACCGTCGAAACGGTGGCCGTGAGGCCGGTCTTTTTGAGCTGTTCGAGGTCTGCATCGAGGGCACCGAGAAACAGGAGGAATATTATACCCAGCTTGGCGAGGAAGTTGGCCACCACCGTCATGTCCGTGGTGAAGGCCTCACCGCTGACTATCGGGAGGTACTGGGGCGCGACTATTCCAAAATAGACGAGGTTTCCGAGTATCATTCCCATCAGCAGTTCTCCGAGGACTCCTGGAAGCTCGTAGCGCTCGATGATGCTGTCCCCTATCTTCGCGAGGATTAGCGAGAGTCCAAGGGCGAAGAGAAGCCACGTCACGCTCTCCATTGGGCACCACCCACCCGTAGCAGTCTTAGTAGCTCGTCTATCAGTATGCGCAGGCTCACCTCACCCACCAGCCTGCCGTCCTTTACGACCGCCAGCACCTGAATCCTGTATTTACGCATCTTTATCAGCGCGTCAAGAACCGTTGCGTCTTCCTCAACCGTCAGTACGTGCTTCTCTGCAACGTCCTCCGCCTTTGTAGCTCCGCCGAGCATCGAGCGCATGGTTTTGCTCGTCATCCCCAGCTTGAACTTGTGGGCCTCGGGCGGCAGAAGGACGTCTATGACGTCCCTGTACCTGATGACTCCCACTAACTTCATGTTCTCCCTGTTGTCAACCACCCATACGTGGTGTCGGGTTCTGAGTATCTTGAGGACACTGAGGAGGTCGGAATCGGCCGTTACCACGGGCATCGTTTCGAATCTCGGCATTATATCGGCCAGTTTTAGTGAGTGGAATCTCTCGAGGGCGGACTCGACTTCCATGACCACCACCATTTTCAGCTGGTGGAAAAAGTTCTATTTAAGGCTTTGTGGGTCGAACGCGACACCGAGGCAACGTTTAGAACATTGTACCAAAAGGATAACA contains:
- the galT gene encoding galactose-1-phosphate uridylyltransferase, which translates into the protein MRELRYNPLTGQWVMVSAVRRKRPWRPKNFCPFCPGSEETGYGWEVLLLPNRFPMLSFDAPRPERDGFYRRARALGQCSVIVETPEHDVRDLDGLSLDAMTRVVELWKNVTAELKRNPHVAYVSIFRNKGEEIGVSLTHPHGQLYATPFIPLKVRLKIENSREYSRRTGECLFCRILSEELESERAIYENGSFAIFLPFFANWPFEVHIYPKRHVQWLTQLTEEELADLADALRTATGTLNTVLERDMPYTMMVYQAPFKGTYSFYHLHIEFYPILRENGRIKYAAGIEMGTWDFTYDEIPEENAEKLKSACRKVIKRIGARGRCFT
- a CDS encoding TIGR00375 family protein, which produces MQVDADLHIHSRYSKAVSKAMTIPNLAENARFKGLRIVGTGDILNPKWEEELLRYTEKVDEGTYERNGIRFILTAEVEDNRRVHHVLIFPSISAVREMREELRRYSADIETEGRPRVNLPASEIAEVANELGVLIGPAHAFTPWTALYKEYNSLREAYQGAKVHFLELGLSADSEMADRIKAHHSLTYLSNSDAHSPMPHRLGREFNRFEVEEATFEEIRKAILKRGGRRIVLNAGLDPRLGKYHLTACSRCYAKYSPEEARAFKWKCPKCGGRIKKGVHDRILELADTEERPKDRPPYLRLAPLAEIIAMVIEKGVETKAVRVIWERFLKEFGSEIRVLVDIPLEGLAEVHEEVAKAIWAYRESKLIVIPGGGGKYGEIRLPEEIRNARIEDLEALEVEVPKEEYRPKQTSLMKFLGGSRKAK
- a CDS encoding chloride channel protein; its protein translation is MTSGDGAYLRKWGIVMAFSILAGLVGGLGAIVFRVFIGVVHRFFFEWLLPQVSYEVGGFNLGYLLLPTLGALVVTLFVIKCPEIKGNGIPEVIEAVIFKGGNIPGKFAVLKTIATAITIGSGGSVGREGPIGFIGAALTSILARWFNLSKEMRKLLVTCGLAAGIAGTFNTPLAGAMFALEVVYMGAFSINLVPIFIAAVTGNAITLAVLKGAVEIDIPGGIGHTLFELPLFFLLGLFLGTLAAFYARFLYGMVDRFSRAKVPEIMKPAIGGFGVGVLGMLFPAYGIFGIGYEGMKMAFYGELAIGLLIILGLVKMLATALTLGSGQSGGVFAPSLYIGTMFGAAFGQVVRLLFPGLGSNPAVYALAGMAAFFSGMTQAPLTQILMVTELTRSYAVLPAVMTSATIGFLTARFFLKGESIYTLKLLRKGYHVTTGKPVILETISVGEIMTREPVYITEDQTLFDVEHLIGETGHDCFPVVNENMEVVGIVGIKDILKKPPSVKRMPVKRLIRRPYGVTYPTETAEDAFEKLMAYDQNLLPVLESPESRKLVGVVTKRDIYRAYYRGLEGMYID
- a CDS encoding cation:proton antiporter, producing the protein MESVTWLLFALGLSLILAKIGDSIIERYELPGVLGELLMGMILGNLVYFGIVAPQYLPIVSGEAFTTDMTVVANFLAKLGIIFLLFLGALDADLEQLKKTGLTATVSTVLGVFVPLVLGWFALMEMGYPSREAFAGGVLLTATSIGLTVRVMMDLGVLKSEVGAASLSASVMDDFLGIALVIFAVGSGGLLELSVKIAAFFILTGVIWWFLVDYYIKFAEKLHVEKGILGVVLGMMFLFAALAEGWFAAAIEGAFMMGLVLSKLPEGKRLMEDVKAIGYGLLIPFFFVHTGAMLNLTVFENANALILAAVLTAVAVFGKVAGRGLGAWITAWGRGRDFLFTKKNLQMSLQMGIGSVPRTEVALVDLMVAIHGGAISPEHAPEFIAATLIFITVSVLITPPLLKWAFREEIETTRAQKASAKVERIESTKKRIKELKGSG
- a CDS encoding HPP family protein, encoding MEVESALERFHSLKLADIMPRFETMPVVTADSDLLSVLKILRTRHHVWVVDNRENMKLVGVIRYRDVIDVLLPPEAHKFKLGMTSKTMRSMLGGATKAEDVAEKHVLTVEEDATVLDALIKMRKYRIQVLAVVKDGRLVGEVSLRILIDELLRLLRVGGAQWRA